A segment of the Methanofastidiosum sp. genome:
CCATCAGAGAATCAAGGGCAAATTTTATGAAATCCTCTTCTGGAAAAGTATTGAAATTTACTGGGCCTACCATCTTTATTTTGCCTCCAGGAGATTAAATTCTATACAATTATATAATTATCGAGGTCTTACAAGTATATTGTAATTAAAATACTTTATAAATTATATACCTCAAGCTTACACTTGTAAAATATCTTAAATAGAAATTTAAGGGTGTTACAGATAAGGCCAAATTGATTTACATTAGGAAAAGAAGAGAATGCAATAATTTCATTTTTATTTATATACTAAGCCGAGTGATTTCGAATTAAAATAGGAAGCCCCGGGGGGGATTTGAACCCCCGACTTGCTGATTACAAGTCAGCCGCTCTAGCCAGGCTGAGCCACCGAGGCGCAATCTAAAAAGAACTATAACAATTTATAAATTTAATCCTCCCATGGTTCCTTCTCAAACAATCCCAATCCATAAGTTTCCTTCAATACTAAAATTGCTGCTTGAGGAGCTATTAATCCTTTTTCTGTTATAATCAAATCTATGTACTCAGGAGGAGTAACATCAAATGCAGGATTATTGACTTTAAGTCCTTTTAGTTTTTCATAATCTTCTTTTGAAATCACTTCAAATATGTCTCTTTCTTCAATTTCGATTAATTCTCCACAATAAGTCTGAGGATTAAATTTGTAAGTTTCTGCTGCAACGATTACCTTAACTCTTGCTTCGTGCGCTATTGATGCAAGCGTTGCTGTACCCACTTTATTGACCACAGCCCCATTTGCTGCTACTGCATCTGCGCCAATAATAACATGGTCGGCCTCACGTATGAATATCCTAGCTGCCGAGTCCACAATTAAAGTAACATCTATACCTTCATCTAGTAATTCCTTTGCTGTTAGTAGCCCTTGAAGCCTTGGCCTTGTCTCATCAGCATACACTTTGATCTTCTTCCCATCCCTATGAGCCTTCTTTATGATACCAAGGGCCATTGAACTATTGCAATGGGTAAAGATAACATCTCCGTCTCTTATACGCTTTGAGCCTATTTCGGCAATCCTTTCAAGTGCAAGATTTGAATTTTCACAAAAATCATCAGATGCTATTGAGATCATTTTTTTTAGAGATGCGACATCTTCTCCGTTCTTATATCCTTTCCCAAGTTCAACTAAGACGTACCTAAGGGCATTTTCAAGTGAAACGGCAGTTGGTCTTGTAGCAATAAGAAATCTGGCTGTTTTCTTAATATCTTTAACAAATCCATCGGGGTCATTGCCTTTATAGCTTTCCGCCTCTAACTTAAGGGCTTCTGCAACAGTTCTACCTATTTTTGCAGCCCCTCTTATC
Coding sequences within it:
- a CDS encoding ribose 1,5-bisphosphate isomerase, producing the protein MDKRVIAIAEDIKEMKIRGAAKIGRTVAEALKLEAESYKGNDPDGFVKDIKKTARFLIATRPTAVSLENALRYVLVELGKGYKNGEDVASLKKMISIASDDFCENSNLALERIAEIGSKRIRDGDVIFTHCNSSMALGIIKKAHRDGKKIKVYADETRPRLQGLLTAKELLDEGIDVTLIVDSAARIFIREADHVIIGADAVAANGAVVNKVGTATLASIAHEARVKVIVAAETYKFNPQTYCGELIEIEERDIFEVISKEDYEKLKGLKVNNPAFDVTPPEYIDLIITEKGLIAPQAAILVLKETYGLGLFEKEPWED